From Clostridia bacterium, the proteins below share one genomic window:
- a CDS encoding cysteine desulfurase: MIYLDYTASTPVTADVEEIYIKALRECYANPSSVHSAGVAAAKRLAEARELLAKSVGCSAEEVYFTSGGSESNNAAIFGAARALKRRGSHIVSSLAEHDSVKAPLRALEKEGFEVTLVAPERDGSTDIAKIRAAVRPETILVSLAAVNNETGAVNDIPALRAALSATPALLHSDCVQLIGKARHTQTVRAADLVSLCSHKLFAPKGSGALIIRGHARPEPLILGGGQERGMRSGTENLPAIIAFADAAARLVASMPDSLPKVAALNARLREGLSALGGVEFISGESAVPHILSFAVVGIPSETLVNYLSGEGIFISAGSACKKGRKSEALASTGLPEKVLASAVRVSLSFLTTEREVDALIKAIAAAKQNILHK; encoded by the coding sequence ATGATCTATCTTGACTACACCGCGTCGACGCCCGTCACCGCCGACGTTGAGGAAATCTATATAAAGGCGCTGCGCGAATGCTACGCGAACCCGTCGAGCGTACACTCCGCCGGAGTCGCCGCCGCGAAACGCCTCGCGGAGGCGCGCGAACTGCTCGCCAAGAGCGTCGGCTGTTCCGCGGAGGAGGTATACTTCACCTCCGGCGGGAGCGAAAGCAACAACGCCGCCATCTTCGGCGCCGCCCGCGCTCTGAAACGGCGCGGCAGTCACATCGTTTCGTCGCTCGCGGAGCACGACTCCGTAAAGGCGCCGCTTCGAGCGCTTGAAAAAGAGGGCTTCGAGGTCACATTAGTCGCGCCCGAGCGCGACGGCTCGACCGACATAGCGAAGATACGCGCCGCGGTGCGTCCTGAAACGATACTCGTTTCGCTCGCTGCGGTCAACAACGAGACCGGCGCAGTCAACGACATTCCCGCGCTGCGCGCCGCGCTTTCCGCGACTCCCGCGCTGCTGCACTCCGACTGCGTCCAGCTCATCGGCAAGGCGCGGCACACGCAGACGGTGCGCGCCGCCGATCTCGTTTCGCTCTGCAGTCACAAGCTTTTCGCGCCCAAAGGCTCGGGCGCGCTGATAATCCGCGGCCACGCGAGACCGGAACCGCTGATACTCGGCGGCGGTCAGGAGCGCGGGATGCGCTCCGGCACCGAAAACCTGCCCGCGATAATCGCCTTCGCGGACGCGGCGGCGCGGCTTGTCGCCTCAATGCCGGATTCTCTGCCGAAGGTCGCGGCGCTGAACGCACGTCTGCGCGAAGGGCTCTCCGCTCTCGGCGGAGTCGAGTTCATCTCCGGCGAAAGCGCCGTGCCGCACATACTCTCCTTCGCTGTCGTCGGCATCCCGTCCGAGACGCTGGTCAACTACCTTTCCGGCGAGGGCATCTTCATCTCCGCCGGAAGCGCCTGCAAGAAGGGGCGCAAGAGCGAGGCGCTCGCCTCGACCGGACTTCCGGAAAAGGTGCTCGCCTCCGCGGTGCGCGTTTCGCTTTCGTTTTTGACGACGGAGCGCGAGGTCGACGCGCTGATAAAAGCGATCGCGGCGGCGAAACAGAATATACTTCACAAATAA
- a CDS encoding UTP--glucose-1-phosphate uridylyltransferase — protein MKVRKAVIPAAGYGTRMLPATKAMPKEMLPLVDKPAIQFIVEEAAASGVEEILIVIGEHKYSIMDHFSPAPELADAIEKKHPDLAEQIRKLSRLAKISFVKQPEGVRGLGSAVLCAEEFAAGEPVAVLYGDDVIVSETPVTAQLIAAFERYGKGVVGVGRVPREDIVKYCTLAVEQTGEREYAVSDMIEKPRPEQILSEFAVLGRCVLPPEVFGILAQTPPGVNGERQLTDAMGTLARSEGMVAVEYEGRRYDVGSKLSYAEAVVEAALAHPEIGADFRRFLEDKVN, from the coding sequence TTGAAAGTCAGAAAAGCCGTCATACCCGCCGCCGGCTACGGAACGCGTATGCTTCCCGCGACGAAGGCGATGCCCAAGGAAATGCTTCCGCTGGTGGACAAGCCCGCGATACAGTTCATAGTTGAGGAAGCCGCAGCCTCCGGCGTCGAGGAGATACTGATCGTAATCGGCGAACACAAGTATTCGATAATGGACCATTTTTCGCCCGCGCCTGAACTCGCGGACGCTATAGAGAAAAAGCACCCCGACCTCGCGGAGCAGATAAGGAAGCTTTCGCGGCTCGCGAAGATAAGCTTCGTCAAGCAGCCGGAGGGCGTGCGCGGACTCGGCAGCGCCGTGCTTTGCGCGGAGGAATTCGCCGCGGGCGAACCGGTCGCCGTCCTTTACGGCGACGACGTGATAGTCAGCGAAACGCCCGTCACCGCGCAGCTTATCGCGGCGTTTGAGCGGTATGGCAAAGGCGTCGTCGGAGTCGGCAGGGTCCCGCGCGAAGACATAGTCAAATACTGCACACTCGCCGTCGAACAGACCGGCGAGAGGGAATACGCCGTCAGCGATATGATAGAGAAGCCGCGGCCGGAGCAGATACTTTCCGAATTCGCCGTCCTCGGCAGGTGCGTGCTGCCGCCGGAGGTATTCGGCATACTTGCGCAGACTCCTCCCGGAGTCAACGGCGAGCGCCAGCTCACCGACGCTATGGGGACGCTCGCGCGGAGCGAAGGCATGGTCGCCGTCGAGTATGAGGGCAGGCGCTACGACGTCGGCAGCAAGCTATCCTACGCCGAAGCGGTAGTCGAAGCCGCGCTCGCGCATCCCGAGATAGGCGCGGACTTCAGAAGATTTCTTGAAGATAAAGTGAACTGA
- the mgtE gene encoding magnesium transporter, whose product MTMEELELEKVTEEITALLEEKNISKLKQVLTPMNPADIAVIFQDIDEEKLPFLYRILPKELAAEVFVEMDGDQQELLIRAFSDRELHDMLDELYMDDTVDLIEEMPANVVTRILKNCDAKTRQTINEILKYPKDSAGALMTIEFVSLIEGMTVEQAFERIKRTGIDKETIYTCYVTDRARKLKGVVTAKDLMLADSGTIVDDIMETNVISVDTVEDKEVVAKQFQKYDLLALPVVDGEQRLVGIITVDDAMDVMEEEATEDISKMAAVNPLEDTYFKTSVFKHARNRFLWLFVLMLSATVTGLIIQHYEAAIAAIPALVAFIPTLMDTGGNCGSQASAMIIRGLAVGEIKTSDYFRAVWKELRIALLVGLSLSAVNTVRVFIMYGASIGEQNIPTYMFAIVTACAMLVTITTAKFLGCSMPILASKIKIDPALMASPMITTIVDAVSVLAYFMIVTTILSAYF is encoded by the coding sequence ATGACCATGGAAGAGCTGGAACTCGAAAAAGTGACGGAAGAAATAACCGCGCTGCTTGAAGAAAAGAATATATCCAAGCTCAAACAGGTGCTTACTCCCATGAACCCGGCGGATATCGCAGTCATCTTTCAGGATATCGACGAGGAGAAGCTCCCCTTCCTCTACCGCATACTGCCGAAGGAGCTCGCCGCGGAGGTCTTCGTCGAGATGGACGGCGATCAGCAGGAGTTGCTGATACGCGCCTTCTCCGACCGCGAGCTTCACGATATGCTCGACGAGCTCTATATGGACGATACCGTCGACCTTATCGAAGAGATGCCCGCGAACGTCGTCACGAGGATACTCAAAAACTGCGACGCCAAGACGCGCCAGACGATAAACGAGATACTGAAATACCCGAAGGACAGCGCGGGCGCGCTGATGACCATCGAGTTCGTCTCGCTCATCGAGGGAATGACCGTCGAACAGGCGTTCGAGCGCATAAAGCGCACCGGCATAGACAAGGAAACGATTTACACCTGCTACGTTACCGACCGCGCGCGCAAGCTGAAGGGCGTCGTCACCGCGAAGGACCTGATGCTTGCGGACAGCGGCACGATCGTAGACGACATTATGGAGACGAACGTCATATCCGTCGACACCGTCGAGGATAAGGAAGTCGTCGCCAAGCAGTTCCAGAAATACGACCTGCTCGCGCTTCCCGTAGTCGACGGCGAACAGCGGCTCGTCGGCATAATCACAGTCGACGACGCCATGGACGTCATGGAAGAAGAGGCCACCGAGGATATATCCAAGATGGCGGCAGTCAACCCGCTTGAAGACACCTATTTCAAGACCTCCGTCTTCAAGCACGCACGCAACCGCTTCCTCTGGCTCTTCGTCCTCATGCTTTCCGCGACGGTGACCGGACTGATAATCCAGCATTACGAAGCGGCGATCGCCGCGATACCCGCGCTCGTCGCCTTCATCCCGACGCTGATGGACACCGGCGGCAACTGCGGTTCGCAGGCCAGCGCGATGATAATCCGCGGCCTCGCGGTCGGAGAGATCAAAACGAGCGACTACTTCAGAGCCGTGTGGAAGGAGCTGCGCATAGCGCTGCTCGTCGGGCTTTCGCTCTCGGCCGTGAACACGGTCAGAGTCTTCATTATGTACGGAGCGAGCATCGGCGAACAGAACATCCCGACCTATATGTTCGCGATAGTCACCGCCTGCGCGATGCTCGTCACGATAACGACGGCAAAGTTCCTCGGCTGCTCGATGCCGATACTCGCCAGCAAGATTAAGATAGACCCCGCGCTGATGGCTTCGCCGATGATAACGACGATAGTCGACGCCGTCTCCGTCCTCGCCTACTTCATGATCGTGACGACCATTCTCAGCGCGTACTTCTGA
- a CDS encoding DUF853 family protein, translating into MNDNEKIWLATGGERVYLEPSMANRHGLIAGATGTGKTVTLKVIAESFSEMGVPTFIADIKGDVSGMCNEGCENKHIRRSIDTMGIENFTYTPFPVRFFDVYAQQGHPVRTTITDMGPVLLARLLGLNETQTGVLRIIFRIADDKQLLLLDLKDLRSMAQHVGDHANEYKLQYGNVSAQTIGTIQRALLALEDEGGNIFFGEPALDLADWFDWDEDGRGVMNILECQTLFQHPLLYGTFLLWMLSELYEMLPEAGDLDKPKIAFFFDEAHLLFNDAPKALLEKVEQVVRLIRSKGVSVWFITQNPSDIPESVLSQIGNRVQHALRAYTPNEQKALRYAAKSFRVNPEFDTETVLQELATGEALVSVLDPKGVPGIVQRANILPPRSSMSAASDEEIQHAIFVSPLRDKYSEAVDRESAYELIEEQREEEEAARAEAEAKEQAEKEAAAKAKEKEKKAKEAAKKTSKAARKTTAILSKTASSTANTIGRELGKSIIRGLFGTWKK; encoded by the coding sequence ATGAACGACAACGAAAAGATCTGGCTCGCCACCGGAGGCGAACGCGTTTATCTCGAGCCGTCCATGGCGAACCGCCACGGACTCATCGCCGGCGCGACCGGCACCGGCAAGACGGTCACCCTCAAGGTCATCGCGGAATCCTTCTCCGAGATGGGCGTGCCGACCTTCATCGCCGACATCAAGGGCGACGTTTCCGGCATGTGCAACGAGGGATGCGAAAACAAGCACATCCGCCGCAGTATAGACACGATGGGTATAGAGAACTTCACCTACACCCCCTTCCCCGTCAGATTCTTCGACGTCTACGCTCAGCAGGGCCATCCCGTGCGCACCACGATAACCGATATGGGTCCCGTGCTTCTCGCCCGTCTGCTCGGACTGAACGAGACCCAGACCGGCGTTCTGCGCATCATATTCCGAATCGCGGACGACAAGCAGCTGCTCTTGCTCGACCTTAAGGACCTGCGCAGTATGGCTCAGCACGTCGGCGACCACGCGAACGAATACAAGCTGCAGTACGGCAACGTTTCCGCGCAGACGATCGGCACGATCCAGCGCGCGCTGCTCGCGCTTGAGGACGAGGGCGGCAACATCTTCTTCGGCGAGCCGGCGCTCGATCTCGCCGACTGGTTCGACTGGGACGAGGACGGCCGCGGCGTTATGAATATTCTTGAATGCCAGACGCTGTTCCAGCATCCGCTGCTCTACGGCACGTTCCTGCTCTGGATGCTTTCCGAGCTTTACGAAATGCTCCCCGAGGCGGGCGACCTCGACAAGCCGAAGATCGCATTCTTCTTCGACGAGGCGCACCTGCTCTTCAACGACGCGCCGAAGGCGCTGCTCGAAAAGGTCGAGCAGGTCGTCAGACTCATCCGCTCTAAGGGCGTCAGCGTATGGTTCATCACTCAGAACCCCTCCGATATCCCCGAGAGCGTCCTCTCGCAGATAGGCAACCGCGTTCAGCACGCGCTGCGCGCCTACACCCCCAACGAGCAGAAGGCGCTGCGCTACGCCGCGAAGTCCTTCCGCGTCAACCCCGAATTCGATACCGAAACGGTGCTTCAGGAACTCGCCACCGGCGAAGCGCTCGTGTCCGTGCTCGACCCGAAGGGCGTGCCCGGCATAGTCCAGCGCGCGAACATACTGCCTCCGCGCAGCTCGATGAGCGCCGCTTCCGACGAGGAAATACAACACGCGATATTCGTCAGCCCGCTTCGCGATAAATACAGCGAAGCCGTCGACCGCGAATCCGCTTACGAGCTGATCGAGGAGCAGCGCGAAGAGGAGGAAGCCGCGCGCGCGGAAGCCGAAGCGAAGGAGCAGGCCGAAAAAGAAGCCGCCGCGAAAGCGAAAGAAAAAGAAAAGAAGGCCAAGGAAGCCGCCAAGAAAACCTCGAAGGCAGCGAGAAAAACCACCGCCATCCTCTCGAAGACCGCAAGCTCCACCGCCAACACCATCGGGCGCGAGCTCGGCAAGAGCATCATCCGCGGCCTTTTCGGAACCTGGAAGAAATAA
- the nrdG gene encoding anaerobic ribonucleoside-triphosphate reductase activating protein gives MKIRIFGIVPDSITDGPGFRCGIFTQGCLHHCKGCHNPESWAMDGGTEYDTADIIATWDKNPLLKGITLSGGDPFYQPKPCLELAKAAHAKGLDVFAFTGYTFEEIMKVAETDADVAALLRECDFLVDGPFILAERSLELLYRGSANQRILDMKKSLAEGKAVWAEEYRD, from the coding sequence ATGAAAATCAGGATATTCGGCATAGTGCCGGACTCTATAACCGACGGGCCGGGCTTCCGCTGCGGCATATTTACCCAGGGATGCCTGCATCACTGCAAGGGCTGTCACAATCCGGAGAGCTGGGCGATGGACGGCGGCACGGAGTACGACACCGCGGACATAATCGCGACGTGGGATAAAAACCCGCTCTTGAAGGGGATAACCCTTTCCGGCGGCGACCCGTTCTATCAGCCGAAACCCTGCCTCGAGCTCGCGAAGGCGGCGCACGCGAAGGGGCTGGACGTCTTCGCTTTCACCGGTTACACCTTCGAGGAGATAATGAAGGTCGCGGAGACCGACGCGGACGTCGCCGCGCTGCTGCGCGAATGCGACTTCCTCGTCGACGGCCCGTTCATCCTCGCGGAACGCTCGCTCGAGCTTCTCTACCGCGGCAGCGCGAACCAGCGCATCCTCGACATGAAAAAATCCCTCGCGGAAGGCAAGGCCGTCTGGGCGGAGGAATACAGAGACTGA
- a CDS encoding peptidylprolyl isomerase has protein sequence MGKSEDKIKYKQNKKGTALMIIGIAVVVLLIVFIFFGTAISDFVRNIFAKDSGAGSGDDISSSAVDSGETNDSGDETDGGDRTGYPESETQLSPDYQLAAPQTGDDIAIINTSLGTMKFKLFPENAPKAVANFSAKAKDGYYNGKSFICLYEDVLQSDGDMDTIYGEDGFEKELSINLHNYLGALGACVNSGVDTDKNSNQFYIVTVNNVPSDILEAMSGETAQSLGLGFSEEVIAKYASIGGDPTLDGKFTVFGQIYEGAEVIDAINAVQVDENYKPLQDITITSVEIGKY, from the coding sequence ATGGGTAAAAGCGAAGACAAAATCAAGTATAAGCAAAACAAAAAAGGTACCGCGCTGATGATAATCGGGATCGCGGTCGTCGTGCTTCTCATAGTGTTCATTTTCTTCGGCACGGCGATCTCCGACTTCGTCAGAAACATATTCGCCAAGGACTCCGGCGCCGGCAGCGGAGACGATATCTCCTCCAGCGCCGTCGACAGCGGCGAAACGAACGATTCCGGCGACGAAACCGACGGCGGAGACCGCACCGGCTATCCGGAGAGTGAAACGCAGCTTTCGCCCGACTATCAGCTCGCCGCGCCTCAGACCGGCGACGATATCGCGATAATCAACACCTCGCTCGGCACGATGAAGTTCAAGCTTTTCCCCGAGAACGCGCCCAAGGCGGTCGCGAACTTCTCCGCGAAGGCGAAGGACGGCTACTATAACGGAAAGTCCTTCATCTGTCTTTATGAGGACGTGCTGCAGTCCGACGGCGATATGGACACCATCTACGGCGAAGACGGCTTCGAAAAAGAGCTGTCGATAAACCTGCACAACTACCTCGGTGCGCTCGGCGCCTGCGTCAACAGCGGCGTCGACACCGATAAGAACTCCAATCAGTTCTATATAGTAACGGTCAACAACGTTCCGAGCGACATACTCGAAGCTATGAGCGGTGAAACGGCGCAGTCGCTCGGCCTCGGTTTCTCCGAGGAAGTCATCGCGAAATACGCTTCTATCGGCGGCGATCCGACGCTCGACGGAAAATTCACCGTCTTCGGCCAGATATACGAAGGCGCCGAAGTCATCGACGCTATAAACGCCGTTCAGGTAGACGAGAATTACAAGCCGCTTCAGGATATAACCATCACGTCCGTCGAAATCGGCAAATATTGA
- the thiI gene encoding tRNA 4-thiouridine(8) synthase ThiI codes for MKELIILKMGEVVLKGLNRDSFENTLLKNMRRRLEGLGEFEVYRSQSTAYCEPMSDDCDVDEAFERLKKVFGIVTLARCAVVEKDMAKILEASAGYLAPQLNAARTFKVNAKRSDKGFPKKSPEICADVGEYLLEKFPHLKVDVLQPQVTVTVEIRDFGAYIHADAVKGAGGLPVGTSKKAMLLLSGGIDSPVAGHMIAKRGVFLSAVYFETPPYTGAAAKEKVVSLAKILKPWCGAINLFTVSLTKVQEALYANCREEYFTLLLRRFMMRCAAALAKREDCLALVTGESVGQVASQTIPALAVTNDAAGELPVLRPLIGLDKEEIITRSRQIGAFETSILPYEDCCAMFTPKHPKTNPSLADVLEEEKKIDVAALTEEAMATLEKIPL; via the coding sequence ATGAAAGAACTGATCATCTTAAAAATGGGCGAGGTCGTGCTCAAAGGGCTCAACAGAGACAGCTTTGAGAACACCCTGCTGAAAAATATGCGCCGCCGGCTTGAAGGCCTCGGCGAATTCGAGGTCTACCGCTCTCAGTCGACCGCGTACTGCGAACCGATGAGCGACGACTGCGACGTCGACGAAGCGTTCGAGCGACTGAAAAAGGTCTTCGGCATCGTGACGCTCGCGCGCTGCGCCGTCGTCGAGAAGGATATGGCGAAGATACTCGAGGCGTCCGCCGGCTACCTCGCGCCGCAGCTGAACGCCGCGCGCACATTCAAGGTCAACGCCAAGCGCTCGGACAAGGGCTTCCCGAAGAAGTCTCCCGAGATATGCGCCGACGTAGGCGAATACTTGCTTGAGAAGTTCCCGCATCTGAAGGTCGACGTGCTTCAGCCGCAGGTGACCGTCACCGTCGAGATACGCGATTTCGGCGCGTACATACACGCCGACGCCGTAAAGGGCGCGGGCGGACTCCCCGTCGGCACGAGCAAGAAGGCGATGCTGCTGCTCAGCGGCGGCATAGACAGCCCCGTCGCGGGGCATATGATTGCCAAGCGCGGAGTTTTCCTCTCCGCCGTTTACTTCGAGACGCCGCCCTACACAGGCGCGGCCGCGAAGGAAAAGGTCGTTTCGCTCGCGAAGATACTGAAACCGTGGTGCGGCGCGATAAACCTTTTCACCGTTTCGCTCACTAAGGTTCAGGAGGCGCTCTACGCAAACTGCCGCGAGGAATATTTCACACTGCTGCTCCGCCGCTTCATGATGCGCTGCGCCGCCGCGCTCGCGAAGCGCGAAGACTGCCTCGCCCTCGTCACCGGCGAAAGCGTCGGGCAGGTCGCGAGTCAGACGATCCCCGCGCTCGCCGTCACCAACGACGCGGCGGGAGAGCTTCCCGTCCTGCGTCCGCTGATCGGGCTTGACAAAGAAGAGATCATCACGCGTTCGCGGCAGATAGGCGCTTTCGAGACCTCCATCCTCCCCTACGAGGACTGCTGTGCGATGTTCACGCCGAAGCACCCTAAGACCAACCCGTCCCTCGCGGACGTGCTTGAAGAAGAAAAGAAGATCGACGTCGCCGCCCTGACCGAAGAGGCGATGGCGACGCTCGAAAAGATACCGCTCTGA
- a CDS encoding class B sortase — MKNRPLRTAALLLALATLLTAAACKSGGGASSAAPESVSHVTSEDDGSPRSVELKSIVDDGLPAVSYDGPDGVLDNLRLPYSINSDVVGWLTLTNAGGVAFMDYPVVQSYDNNFYLRRTLYGGYASGGTVFMHYRCDPVNLSENTTIFGHNLKDHTLFAQLLKYRSASFYNSAPIIDYSTLYKKYRFKIFAAFYTTVRFDYIRPSYSASGFSAVVNEALARSSIKTNVDVAPDDSIITLSTCAYVDGVEGARFVVMGRLLREGESAGGCAASENPNALDIRQPYRP, encoded by the coding sequence ATGAAAAACAGACCGTTAAGAACCGCCGCGCTGCTGCTCGCGCTCGCAACGCTCCTCACGGCGGCGGCGTGCAAAAGCGGCGGCGGAGCCTCCTCCGCAGCACCGGAAAGCGTCTCCCACGTCACCTCGGAAGACGACGGTTCGCCGCGCTCGGTCGAGCTCAAATCGATTGTTGACGACGGTCTGCCGGCAGTCTCTTACGACGGACCGGACGGCGTGCTCGATAATCTGCGCCTCCCCTATTCGATCAACAGCGACGTCGTCGGATGGCTTACTCTGACGAACGCCGGCGGTGTGGCCTTTATGGATTACCCCGTCGTACAGTCTTACGACAACAACTTCTATCTTCGCCGCACCCTTTACGGCGGTTACGCATCCGGCGGTACGGTTTTTATGCACTATCGCTGCGATCCGGTCAATCTGTCCGAGAACACGACGATCTTCGGGCACAACCTGAAGGATCACACGCTCTTCGCGCAGCTGCTGAAATACCGCAGCGCCTCCTTTTACAACTCCGCGCCGATAATCGACTATTCCACACTCTATAAAAAATACAGGTTCAAGATTTTCGCCGCGTTTTACACGACTGTTCGGTTTGACTACATAAGACCGTCGTATTCCGCGAGCGGCTTTTCCGCAGTCGTGAACGAAGCTCTCGCGCGTTCGAGTATAAAAACGAACGTCGACGTCGCGCCCGACGATTCGATAATAACTCTCTCCACCTGCGCCTACGTCGACGGCGTCGAAGGCGCGCGCTTCGTCGTTATGGGCAGACTGCTGCGCGAAGGCGAATCCGCCGGCGGATGCGCCGCGAGCGAAAACCCGAACGCGCTTGACATTAGGCAACCGTACCGCCCGTAA
- a CDS encoding competence/damage-inducible protein A has protein sequence MKCEIITVGTELLYGEIVNTNASYLAKRLKRLGVEVSRQTSISDDVTRLKNCLRAALERSDLVITTGGLGGTDDDVTREAVSELLGLPMQRDPELLESIREYFAAKGDDVPASAEKEADVISGAKVLSNGRGLAPGQYIVSGEKAILLLPGPPAELRDVFESGAERIIGGGGKHIVTETVNVFGIPESAMNDVIKTVDCGNAGVGTYARNGELTAEITVSADSAEEAETSAKEIADRVQEALGEYAYGRNAASLAEEVVRLLKEKKLRVTTAESCTGGLIAKRITDINGSSAVFEQGVTAYSNDIKRSALSVRGKTLKKYGAVSPQTAADMAAGALFTSKADYALSVTGCAGDDDPNKGIVYICLYDGSDCFVRKLSLTDPRYTRSRIREIAALHAFDMLRRRLTGLPVVTERWLAEGDSLMPDIKVGPFYVKQKDNGKDAKKGFFPRRYKFDPRRSGGFNWLNLVRVIAFCMAFVVLVVSSAYILNDFMERRRNIQASEKAQDMYNDTQKYIEENDPSFIYTGPEDVLENFHVLYMQNSDIVGWISIKKNNGAAFIDYPVVQSSDNDHYLRRSFFGDYATGGTIFLDYRCNASIFSKNTVVYGHNMKDNSMFAQLLKYGSASFYNSAPIIDYSTLYQGYKFKIFAAFYTTTDFNYIQVSFSDRKEFLAIVSEAKARSVINTNVDVGVDDTIITLSTCAYIDGIEDARFVVMGRLLRDGESAGGCWASENPNALDIRQEYVPAGA, from the coding sequence ATGAAATGTGAAATAATTACCGTCGGCACCGAGCTCCTTTACGGAGAGATTGTGAATACCAACGCGTCATATCTCGCCAAGCGCCTCAAACGCCTCGGCGTCGAAGTCTCGCGCCAAACGAGCATCAGCGACGACGTTACAAGGCTCAAGAACTGTCTGCGCGCCGCGCTCGAGCGCTCCGACCTCGTTATTACTACCGGCGGACTCGGCGGTACTGACGACGACGTTACCCGCGAAGCCGTTTCGGAGCTGCTCGGACTACCGATGCAGCGCGACCCGGAGCTGCTTGAATCGATAAGAGAATACTTCGCCGCCAAGGGCGACGATGTCCCCGCGAGCGCCGAAAAGGAAGCCGACGTCATCTCCGGCGCTAAGGTGCTTTCAAACGGCAGAGGGCTTGCCCCCGGTCAGTACATCGTCTCCGGCGAAAAGGCCATTCTGCTTCTCCCCGGCCCGCCCGCAGAGCTGCGCGACGTCTTTGAAAGCGGCGCCGAGCGCATAATCGGCGGCGGCGGTAAGCATATCGTGACCGAAACCGTCAACGTGTTCGGCATACCCGAATCCGCGATGAACGACGTCATCAAGACTGTCGACTGCGGGAACGCCGGCGTCGGCACCTACGCCAGAAACGGCGAGCTGACCGCGGAGATAACCGTCAGCGCCGATTCCGCTGAAGAGGCGGAGACCTCCGCAAAAGAGATCGCGGACCGCGTTCAGGAAGCTCTCGGGGAATATGCCTACGGAAGGAACGCCGCTTCCCTCGCCGAAGAGGTCGTGCGACTGCTGAAGGAAAAGAAGCTGCGCGTGACGACCGCCGAATCCTGCACCGGCGGACTCATCGCCAAACGCATCACCGATATCAACGGCTCCTCCGCCGTCTTCGAACAGGGCGTCACCGCATATTCCAACGACATCAAGCGCTCCGCGCTGAGCGTGCGCGGCAAGACGCTGAAAAAGTACGGCGCCGTCAGTCCGCAGACCGCCGCCGACATGGCCGCCGGCGCGCTTTTCACCTCCAAAGCCGACTACGCGCTCTCCGTCACCGGCTGCGCCGGCGACGACGATCCGAACAAGGGTATAGTATATATCTGCTTATACGACGGAAGCGACTGCTTCGTCCGCAAGCTCTCGCTGACCGATCCGCGCTACACGCGTTCGCGCATACGCGAGATCGCGGCGCTGCACGCTTTCGATATGCTCCGCCGCAGGCTGACCGGACTGCCGGTCGTTACCGAGCGCTGGCTCGCGGAGGGCGACTCGCTGATGCCGGACATCAAGGTCGGCCCCTTCTACGTCAAACAAAAGGATAACGGCAAGGACGCCAAAAAAGGATTCTTCCCCCGCCGCTACAAATTCGATCCGCGCCGCAGCGGAGGTTTCAACTGGCTGAACCTCGTACGCGTCATAGCGTTCTGTATGGCGTTCGTCGTGCTGGTCGTCAGCTCTGCGTACATCCTCAACGATTTCATGGAACGCCGCCGCAACATCCAAGCCTCCGAAAAAGCGCAGGATATGTACAATGACACGCAGAAGTATATCGAGGAAAACGATCCGTCCTTCATTTACACCGGACCGGAGGACGTCCTCGAGAACTTCCACGTGCTGTATATGCAGAACTCCGATATAGTCGGATGGATCTCCATCAAGAAGAACAACGGCGCGGCCTTCATCGACTACCCCGTCGTGCAGTCCTCCGATAACGATCACTACCTGCGCCGCTCCTTCTTCGGAGACTACGCCACCGGCGGCACGATATTCCTTGATTACCGCTGCAACGCCTCTATCTTTTCGAAGAACACGGTCGTCTACGGCCACAACATGAAGGACAACAGTATGTTCGCGCAGCTGCTCAAATACGGCAGCGCATCCTTCTATAACTCCGCGCCGATAATCGACTATTCAACGCTCTATCAGGGATACAAGTTCAAGATATTCGCCGCGTTCTATACGACGACCGACTTCAACTACATCCAGGTCTCCTTCTCTGACAGAAAGGAATTCCTCGCCATAGTCTCCGAGGCAAAGGCACGCTCCGTCATCAACACCAACGTCGACGTCGGAGTCGACGACACGATAATTACTCTCTCGACCTGCGCGTACATTGACGGTATTGAAGACGCACGCTTTGTCGTTATGGGCAGGCTGCTGCGCGACGGCGAATCCGCCGGCGGCTGCTGGGCGAGTGAGAATCCGAACGCGCTCGACATCAGGCAGGAATACGTTCCGGCGGGAGCGTAA